In one window of Kosmotoga pacifica DNA:
- a CDS encoding glucose-1-phosphate adenylyltransferase: MKGVVAMILAGGQGTRLGLLTDEVAKPAVPFGGKYRIIDFTLSNCVNSGIFNVGILTQYRPHVLSRHIGIGRHWDLDRKDGGVVMLPPFQGRSDSDWYSGTANAVYQNIDFIDSFSPEIVLILSGDHIYAMDYNEIIDFHFSKIADGTIACMKVPMNAASRFGIMVTNFEGKITEFQEKPQQPKSNLASLGIYVFNWNFLREKLIEDAQDPNSVHDFGKNIIPKIVSEGSGQLYAFNFEGYWRDVGTLQAYWEANLELTRPVPGLNLHEPTWRFYTHTEEYPPAYLSSEAKIRSSLVSEGCEINGTVENSIIFQGVRIAKGAVIKDSIVMTNCVIGENTFVERAIISERTTIGSDVNIGIGPEVANKISPEIYNAGLVVIGSDVKIPDRVNIGKNTAIWNHVREELFKGDVSSGEVVYPG, encoded by the coding sequence ATAAAGGGTGTTGTCGCGATGATACTGGCTGGGGGTCAGGGAACAAGGCTGGGTCTTTTGACGGATGAAGTGGCCAAGCCAGCAGTCCCCTTTGGAGGCAAATACAGAATCATTGATTTCACGCTTAGTAACTGCGTGAATTCCGGTATATTCAACGTTGGAATACTCACTCAGTACCGTCCACATGTTCTCAGCAGACACATAGGAATAGGTAGGCACTGGGACCTGGACCGTAAGGATGGCGGAGTCGTAATGTTACCCCCTTTTCAGGGGCGCAGTGATTCTGACTGGTATTCTGGAACAGCGAATGCTGTTTATCAGAACATTGACTTCATAGATTCCTTCAGTCCCGAGATAGTTCTGATTCTTTCTGGTGATCACATTTATGCTATGGATTACAACGAAATAATAGATTTTCATTTTTCAAAAATAGCGGATGGAACAATTGCGTGCATGAAAGTTCCGATGAATGCGGCATCACGTTTCGGAATAATGGTAACGAATTTTGAAGGAAAAATAACAGAATTTCAGGAGAAACCTCAGCAACCCAAGTCGAACCTTGCTTCCCTGGGAATATATGTCTTCAACTGGAATTTCTTGAGAGAGAAACTCATTGAAGATGCTCAGGACCCAAATAGTGTTCATGATTTTGGCAAGAACATCATTCCTAAGATAGTTTCCGAAGGTTCAGGACAGCTCTATGCTTTCAACTTTGAAGGTTACTGGCGTGATGTTGGAACACTTCAGGCATATTGGGAAGCCAATCTTGAGTTGACAAGACCTGTCCCAGGACTGAATCTTCATGAACCGACCTGGCGTTTTTATACTCACACTGAAGAGTATCCTCCAGCTTACCTTTCGTCAGAAGCAAAGATCAGAAGCTCTCTCGTCAGTGAAGGTTGTGAAATCAACGGTACTGTGGAGAACTCGATAATCTTTCAGGGCGTTCGTATTGCTAAGGGCGCTGTTATTAAAGATTCTATCGTGATGACCAATTGCGTGATAGGAGAAAATACTTTCGTGGAAAGGGCAATAATTTCCGAAAGAACCACCATAGGCAGTGATGTGAATATTGGTATCGGACCAGAGGTGGCTAATAAAATCTCCCCTGAAATATACAACGCAGGACTGGTTGTAATAGGTTCGGATGTGAAAATTCCCGATAGAGTGAATATCGGTAAAAACACGGCAATATGGAATCATGTGAGAGAGGAACTGTTCAAAGGTGATGTATCCTCCGGAGAGGTCGTTTACCCAGGATAA
- the glgD gene encoding glucose-1-phosphate adenylyltransferase subunit GlgD, translating to MKVLGLVLAGGRGSKLRPLTNIRASAALPVFGKYRAIDFTLSNMVNAGISKVGIITQYSPRSLMDHIGSGKEWDLDRKQGGLFFLQPFFRLSSETIGYKGTADAIYQNMTILKRGNEDFVLIGSGDHIYKMDFQKLFRAHIDSGTDITVLTVPAGEKPKEVVKCVSGRIIGWYRDSEFPQINEGEYLRESTGIYFINKFLLRELLFSSVPEGKDNLIDLFIDNINSLKIMEYMFDGYWRNLTTDIATYFRTNLDILDPEVRSELFYRHGKVYTKLKDLPPPKVTTTGKVMNALVSDGCIISGSVINSVIFRNTRILAGAVVKNSVIMEGCVIEEGARVENVIMDKNSRVRSGRELYGDSGAPAIVEKSGVI from the coding sequence ATGAAAGTACTCGGACTCGTACTGGCTGGTGGAAGAGGTTCAAAGCTGCGGCCTCTAACGAATATTAGAGCCAGTGCCGCTTTACCAGTTTTCGGGAAATACCGGGCCATCGATTTTACATTGAGTAACATGGTGAATGCCGGTATCTCGAAAGTCGGAATAATAACTCAATACAGTCCACGAAGTCTCATGGACCATATTGGATCAGGCAAAGAATGGGATCTGGATAGAAAGCAGGGAGGGCTGTTCTTCCTTCAACCGTTCTTCAGGCTTTCAAGTGAAACGATAGGATACAAAGGTACAGCCGATGCTATTTATCAAAATATGACTATCTTGAAGAGAGGGAATGAAGACTTTGTACTCATAGGATCAGGGGATCATATTTACAAGATGGATTTTCAAAAACTCTTCAGGGCTCATATAGACAGTGGCACCGATATCACTGTATTAACGGTGCCCGCAGGAGAGAAACCAAAAGAAGTTGTTAAATGTGTATCTGGCAGGATCATAGGGTGGTATAGAGATTCTGAATTCCCGCAGATAAATGAAGGTGAATATCTGCGGGAATCTACAGGCATTTATTTCATCAACAAATTTCTCCTGAGAGAATTACTGTTTTCCAGCGTTCCGGAAGGGAAAGATAATCTCATTGATTTATTCATAGATAATATTAATTCCCTCAAGATTATGGAGTACATGTTCGACGGTTACTGGCGAAACCTCACTACGGACATAGCCACATACTTCAGAACAAATCTGGATATTCTGGATCCAGAGGTTAGAAGTGAACTATTTTACAGACACGGGAAGGTCTATACGAAACTGAAAGACCTACCTCCCCCAAAGGTAACGACAACAGGGAAAGTCATGAACGCTCTGGTGAGTGACGGTTGCATCATATCCGGCTCAGTTATAAACTCGGTGATTTTCAGGAACACCAGAATACTTGCAGGGGCTGTCGTCAAAAATTCGGTTATTATGGAAGGTTGCGTTATCGAAGAAGGAGCGAGGGTAGAAAATGTTATCATGGACAAGAATTCAAGAGTAAGGTCAGGTAGAGAACTCTACGGCGATTCAGGAGCACCAGCCATCGTTGAAAAGTCCGGTGTTATTTGA
- a CDS encoding zinc dependent phospholipase C family protein translates to MPDYWTHYLHGTRVLRELRFNFENEEEKDLFVLGVLGPNVFYYVPDNPDYLMLGNKLHSQKCGNYLHYVIRELFRTRRAYVYGLICHHTLDRLTHPYIISQVGSGTKHYDFEKAIDAEMVKRVLRTMISELTFSDKLPFEVPQELDELYLSIAYEFFKIDNVSFSEAIEATRVFMQNEERSSGGFFGVFSRLLKKLSGESDYGGYAGMDVLNLNKRSWFHPTTGWESRNTFLDLFEQAVEESMKLISSSLKYSMPPDVPDLSFMTNLPCIDY, encoded by the coding sequence GTGCCGGATTATTGGACGCACTATCTTCATGGCACACGGGTTCTGAGAGAGCTCAGGTTTAACTTCGAAAACGAAGAAGAGAAGGATTTGTTTGTTCTCGGTGTTCTCGGGCCGAACGTTTTTTACTATGTTCCGGACAACCCGGATTATTTGATGTTAGGTAACAAGTTGCACTCACAGAAGTGCGGAAATTACCTACACTATGTTATAAGAGAGCTTTTTAGAACGAGAAGAGCTTACGTTTATGGATTGATATGCCATCATACCCTTGATAGGTTGACTCATCCCTACATAATTTCCCAGGTTGGAAGTGGCACAAAGCACTACGATTTCGAGAAGGCTATTGACGCGGAAATGGTAAAAAGGGTCTTGCGGACTATGATTTCTGAACTCACTTTCTCTGACAAACTACCCTTTGAAGTTCCCCAGGAATTGGACGAACTTTATCTCTCAATCGCTTATGAATTCTTCAAGATAGACAATGTGAGTTTTTCCGAAGCCATTGAGGCCACCAGGGTTTTCATGCAAAATGAAGAGAGAAGCAGTGGTGGATTCTTTGGTGTTTTTAGCAGGTTGTTAAAGAAACTTTCCGGAGAATCTGATTATGGAGGATACGCTGGTATGGACGTATTGAACCTCAACAAACGTTCCTGGTTCCACCCAACTACCGGCTGGGAAAGCAGGAATACTTTTCTGGATCTTTTCGAGCAGGCTGTTGAGGAGTCAATGAAACTAATAAGTAGTTCCCTGAAGTATTCCATGCCTCCCGATGTTCCAGATCTCTCATTCATGACTAACCTTCCCTGTATAGATTATTGA
- a CDS encoding class I SAM-dependent rRNA methyltransferase encodes MLIVRLKKGLENKLLNGYPWVFKDEIEEIEGETYLGSEVNVFSSDFKFVGKGLYNPFSRRTIMFLTTKDEAIGDEFILSRLVNALSWRKRLFEEPYYRLFHGEGDGLPGFIADRYGDTVVVQFRNAIVELFKDRIVNHLIDIVSPATIYERSDFEMRVGEQIQRNVGLLYGNIPNGPLTIRENGISYLVDIVQSQKTGFFYDQRESRFFARRIVEELGLKKGLDLFTYTGGFALNMAIAGAQVIAVDKSGIDLEFGSKNATLNGLVNKVSFLQSDVFEYLKALEKREQFDIVVIDPPSLIKGKYEISKGIKFLKELVEGALDTIRSGGVIGLCSCAYNLTLSHLIEALRKASAGKGVYYRFLGVTYQSRDHPWVLQIPETLYLKCLWAVVEKR; translated from the coding sequence ATGTTAATAGTTCGCTTGAAGAAAGGTCTGGAAAACAAACTATTGAATGGCTATCCCTGGGTATTTAAAGATGAAATCGAGGAAATTGAGGGCGAAACGTACCTCGGAAGTGAGGTCAATGTGTTCTCTTCTGATTTCAAATTTGTAGGTAAAGGATTGTATAACCCTTTTTCACGCCGAACCATCATGTTTCTTACAACGAAAGACGAAGCCATAGGAGATGAATTTATTCTTTCACGTCTCGTTAACGCTTTGAGCTGGAGGAAAAGGCTTTTCGAGGAGCCTTATTATCGTCTTTTCCACGGAGAAGGCGACGGATTACCGGGCTTCATAGCTGACAGATACGGGGACACAGTGGTGGTTCAGTTCAGGAACGCCATTGTGGAATTGTTCAAGGACAGGATTGTTAACCACTTGATTGACATCGTTAGTCCAGCAACAATATATGAGAGAAGCGATTTTGAGATGCGGGTTGGGGAGCAAATTCAGAGAAATGTCGGACTGCTTTATGGAAATATTCCGAACGGACCGTTGACGATACGCGAAAACGGAATTTCTTACCTGGTAGATATCGTTCAAAGTCAGAAGACCGGGTTTTTTTATGATCAGAGGGAATCGAGATTCTTCGCGAGAAGAATCGTTGAAGAGCTTGGATTGAAAAAAGGCCTTGATCTCTTCACTTACACCGGCGGATTTGCGTTGAATATGGCAATCGCCGGAGCTCAGGTAATTGCCGTCGATAAATCAGGTATTGATCTGGAATTTGGCTCCAAAAACGCTACGCTGAATGGACTTGTCAACAAGGTTAGCTTCCTTCAATCAGACGTCTTTGAATATCTGAAGGCTTTGGAAAAGCGGGAGCAATTTGATATAGTTGTCATAGATCCTCCTTCACTGATCAAGGGCAAATACGAAATTTCGAAGGGAATAAAATTCCTTAAAGAGTTAGTCGAAGGAGCCCTTGATACGATCAGAAGTGGTGGGGTAATAGGACTCTGTAGCTGCGCTTATAATCTCACACTCAGCCATCTCATAGAGGCGCTACGTAAAGCTTCTGCCGGTAAAGGTGTGTATTACAGGTTTCTCGGGGTCACTTATCAGTCCAGAGACCATCCATGGGTACTCCAGATCCCGGAAACACTTTATTTGAAGTGTTTATGGGCGGTCGTGGAAAAGAGGTGA